A single genomic interval of Arthrobacter methylotrophus harbors:
- a CDS encoding acetolactate synthase large subunit has product MSKGSPISPSLMAAKSAGAPKAPEKVDRPADAVVDNAATPSPVLGPNNVVPPTVMTGSEAIVRSLEELGVDDIFGLPGGAILPTYDPLMASKMNHILVRHEQGAGHAAQGYAMVTGRVGVCIATSGPGATNLVTAIMDAHMDSVPIVAITGQVSASVIGTDAFQEADIVGITMPITKHSFLVTDPNDIPHVMAEAFHLASTGRPGPVLVDIAKNAQQGTMTFSWPPKIDLPGYRPVLRGHNKQVREAARLIAAASKPVLYVGGGVVKAHASAELRELAELTGAPVVTTLMARGAFPDSHPQHVGMPGMHGTVSAVTALQQSDLLITLGARFDDRVTGVLSTFAPHAKIIHADIDPAEISKNRLADVPIVGSVKEIIPELSEAVRTAFEQSGTPDLDSWWAFLNNLRDTYPLGWTEPEDGLSAPQRVIERIGALTGPEGIYVAGVGQHQMWAAQFIKYERPHAWLNSGGAGTMGYAVPAAMGAKVGEPDRVVWAIDGDGCFQMTNQELATCAINKIPIKVAIINNSSLGMVRQWQTLFYEGRYSNTDLNTGHDTVRIPDFVKLADAYGCAAFRCERDEDIDATIQKALEINDRPVVIDFVVSPNSMVWPMVPSGVSNDQIQVARNMTPEWEEED; this is encoded by the coding sequence ATGAGCAAAGGATCGCCGATCAGCCCCTCGCTGATGGCTGCAAAGTCCGCTGGAGCCCCCAAAGCTCCGGAAAAGGTCGACCGTCCGGCTGACGCCGTCGTCGACAATGCTGCAACTCCCTCTCCTGTACTCGGGCCGAACAACGTTGTACCCCCAACGGTGATGACCGGCTCGGAAGCTATTGTCCGCTCGCTCGAAGAACTCGGCGTGGACGATATTTTTGGTTTGCCCGGTGGCGCGATCCTCCCCACCTATGACCCCTTGATGGCCTCCAAGATGAATCACATCCTGGTCCGTCACGAACAGGGAGCCGGCCACGCAGCCCAAGGCTATGCCATGGTTACCGGACGGGTTGGCGTCTGTATCGCCACCTCGGGACCCGGTGCCACCAACCTCGTTACCGCCATCATGGATGCCCACATGGACTCCGTGCCCATCGTTGCCATTACGGGTCAGGTCTCGGCCTCCGTCATTGGTACGGATGCCTTCCAGGAAGCAGACATCGTCGGCATCACCATGCCGATCACCAAGCACTCCTTCCTGGTGACTGATCCCAACGATATTCCGCATGTCATGGCCGAGGCTTTCCACCTTGCAAGCACCGGACGTCCCGGTCCCGTATTGGTGGACATCGCCAAGAACGCCCAGCAGGGCACCATGACGTTCTCATGGCCCCCCAAGATCGATCTGCCGGGCTACCGTCCGGTGCTCCGTGGCCACAACAAGCAGGTGCGCGAGGCCGCCCGGCTGATCGCTGCGGCCAGCAAGCCTGTGCTCTACGTAGGCGGTGGTGTGGTCAAGGCGCATGCTTCGGCCGAGCTCCGCGAACTCGCAGAGCTCACGGGCGCCCCCGTGGTCACTACCCTCATGGCCCGCGGTGCGTTCCCGGATTCCCATCCCCAGCACGTCGGTATGCCGGGCATGCACGGCACGGTCTCTGCGGTCACCGCACTTCAGCAGTCCGATCTGCTGATCACCCTCGGTGCGCGCTTCGATGACCGGGTGACGGGTGTCCTCAGTACCTTCGCTCCGCACGCCAAGATCATCCACGCCGACATCGACCCTGCGGAGATCTCCAAGAACCGCCTGGCCGACGTTCCGATCGTGGGATCCGTCAAGGAGATCATTCCGGAACTCAGCGAGGCCGTCAGGACAGCTTTCGAACAGTCCGGCACCCCGGACCTCGACAGCTGGTGGGCGTTCCTCAACAACCTCCGCGATACCTACCCACTGGGTTGGACCGAACCGGAAGACGGGCTGAGTGCTCCGCAGCGGGTTATTGAGCGCATCGGGGCGCTCACGGGCCCCGAAGGCATCTACGTTGCCGGTGTTGGCCAGCACCAGATGTGGGCCGCCCAATTTATCAAGTACGAGCGTCCCCATGCCTGGCTCAACTCCGGCGGCGCCGGCACCATGGGCTATGCCGTGCCGGCAGCCATGGGCGCCAAGGTCGGGGAACCCGACCGCGTGGTCTGGGCGATCGACGGCGACGGCTGCTTCCAGATGACCAACCAGGAACTTGCCACCTGCGCCATCAACAAGATTCCCATCAAGGTGGCCATCATCAACAACTCTTCGTTGGGCATGGTGCGGCAGTGGCAGACCCTTTTCTATGAGGGCCGATACTCCAACACCGACCTGAACACCGGCCACGACACCGTCCGTATCCCGGACTTCGTCAAGCTGGCAGACGCGTACGGCTGCGCCGCGTTCCGCTGCGAACGGGACGAGGACATTGACGCCACCATCCAGAAGGCCCTGGAAATCAATGACCGCCCGGTGGTCATCGACTTCGTGGTCAGCCCGAACTCCATGGTGTGGCCGATGGTCCCGTCCGGAGTCTCCAACGACCAGATCCAGGTTGCCCGCAACATGACCCCGGAATGGGAAGAGGAGGACTAG
- the ilvN gene encoding acetolactate synthase small subunit → MSRHTLSVLVEDKPGVLTRVASLFARRAFNINSLAVGPTEVSGISRMTVVVDADGDLIEQVTKQLNKLINVIKIVELTSESSVQRDHILVKVRADAATRLQVTQAADLFRASVVDVSTDSVVIEATGTPEKLAALLSVLEPFGIREIVQSGTLAVGRGSRSMSDRALRSA, encoded by the coding sequence ATGAGCCGCCACACATTGTCCGTTCTGGTCGAAGACAAGCCCGGAGTGCTGACCCGCGTGGCCAGCCTTTTCGCCCGGCGCGCCTTCAACATCAACTCCTTGGCTGTCGGCCCCACCGAGGTCTCCGGGATTTCCCGGATGACGGTCGTCGTCGACGCCGATGGCGACCTTATCGAGCAGGTCACCAAACAGCTCAACAAATTGATCAACGTGATCAAGATTGTCGAGCTGACTTCAGAATCTTCCGTGCAACGTGACCACATCCTGGTCAAGGTACGTGCGGATGCCGCGACACGCCTGCAGGTCACCCAAGCCGCAGACTTGTTCCGTGCCTCAGTGGTAGACGTTTCCACAGACTCGGTGGTCATTGAGGCAACCGGTACCCCGGAAAAGCTCGCAGCGCTGCTTTCAGTGCTTGAGCCGTTCGGCATCCGCGAAATAGTGCAGTCCGGCACCTTGGCCGTTGGGCGGGGATCCCGCTCCATGAGTGACAGGGCCTTACGCAGCGCGTAG